The DNA sequence accctggatctgatgggtaggctctgtgattcccatacgcagattgagactgcgctcatgatgtcggtgtagatctgtcgggcccaattgcagattctctcccctaagcccattttataaagcacatcccacatgttggtctgcaatatcctgccaaaggccttctcttggtccgggctgatgaggcaggtatccacccctctgttctgcctgccggtgatcgtatcccaaggagcgcgaggctctcagagatcgtcctgtcccctgcagcacaggtttggtcagggtcaatcaccaatcgcagagcagacctgacccagttacaaatgactgagacaggattttgtaggctacattcgccaattatattggtcgctgctttctaacttcctccctcaatcccttccacttgcaggtcagggtgatgataccattcctcatggattcgctcatagtacctgacagaagcatactgtcgtacagctccagcaggccctggccaatcaactcccaaagagctgaatacaactcggctggaaaggcatcacttcccagagttttattcttttcgaaggccttctccagctcatccagagataatggtcggtccaggctctcctgcttggtgttgtctaagacccccaggatcgaggacaggaatgtctgggtgtcattgcgctggctgtggtcagagtgtcatacggactggcttgaaaggatttgctgagcttcaggatgtctgattgagacaaacttatcgagctatgttcatccttcaggctgctgagcacagagctctcctttgGCATCTTCAAGAAGAcggaatgtgaacacatctcattaggtcacatgcagctttaaagggcactgatttggcctccattggaatactgtatctaattccagtctccctgctgtgggaaggatgttgtgaaaccggaaagggttcagaaaagatttacaaggatggtgactgggttggagggttaaagctcAAGGacgaggttgaatagactgggtctattttccctggagcatcaaaggctgagggatgacctgatcgaGATTAGTAagagcatgagaggcatggatagggtttatagacattgtctgttccctggggtgggagagtccataactggagggcataggtttaaattaacaggggaaagatctaaaagggatttaaggtacattattttcatgcagagggtggtgtatgtatgaaatgagctgctagagagaggattggaagctggtacaatttcaacatttaaaagccatctgggtgggaaaatgaataggaagagtttcgagggatatgggccaaatgctggcaaatgggactacatttatttaggatatcgagtcagcatgaacaagttggaccaaacggtctgtttcagtgctgtctgtctctgactgttattctctcttgctccacagtgcagaccctgaaccgcaagattatcttggcggcctccaaggcagagagtggggcttcctgcctccacacctcctggggctccttCGTGACATTGACCCGATTGTCTGGAGTAAGAGTAGAttttgcacgggtttctggagtttgaacagtttttcccaactctctctcaccttctgaacacttttcaggacaaagaacttcttggtgttcgctttgactgcctcccaccaagtgcaaaaagggtcttcatcgttctccaccctgtgtgctctcttttgagcttcttaaatgtttttctggggtcagcttccatgttcccttgccagcccgctggtcatcctgtcggtgacagtcagccagcaggaggcagtagtcagagaagaacaccggcttgacttcaatggatatgatcgaggacgtgtgggcgcaaacaggaaatctatccaatgggtggatagacccgtctggctatgaccaggcgtttctactctttgctcagtctgcaggggtgctgaagatgttatgcagcttggcaactttaaccgtttccatcagaaatcgggacgtcgagtccagttcactgtcataccctccatattgttcattcgtgccgatgatgcagctgaagtctctggccagaatgactggcctggacatcaccagcagcagtggaagcaggacggccaacccctcactctttcccagtggggtctccatgttaattactccgggaagcgtttctctatgagcctggcctgatctacacatctcccacaaactatatggtaactgtaaacagtcttaaagtgagcccgattgattcaccctcctatcagtaacttgccaatgattactgcctgtttcacagtcagtctagtctgatcttttcttcctctgagtgaatcctttctgtcctcttccattcagcccggGCCTTTGAGactacagccagattcccctttcattgcatttcattctcctcactgtctcggtgctgccacatacatcacctgtctctgcATTTCCCTCTGTgatagttcttgtgaaacccatcccccttcctgccccaccttccagctgcaatcttggaagatcaccacattgggcattgccattagtgctccagctcattcatatttcttcaccaaacagaaacacaactcatcaacaagagtaagtggcaggcaaatgagatacatcagacatccaaaagcagtttgttgttcaaaagtggaactaactttaatttgtatgcgtacaatagaatcaggaagaataatacataaatagcatgcaactcatttcactgaacacacttgtgcaaataaataatatctctgcagttcaaccaactCCAACAGCATAACCttagagacagaacatttggaaatgatacagaaatttcagatactaatgatttaaagaggagtacagattaagatcggggaaactgaacatggtggacacactaaaatccatttcgcaattggaatgcctcattcaggcaattacatctctctccctcagtctcaaatggtcttcttcccattcgattttcttttactctctgggccacccccaataagcagttcccttccctccccagtttagcctcatgccttcctttacactggtatggaatggtatctttctagtacgtttgattttcgatgaacacaccgcactggtttgtgaccaggtcggccagttgaacctcacagaatatgagttgcctgattgttccatattaacagcccaaatcagggagccctggctgacagataagaggtGTGAgcatcagagatgctgacaccctgtcaactatctctgaatgaggcagtgctaaagttgaagacagttcatttgtaaataaaagttgaattggagatcgacactggcctccgtgtatttaaaatacatctccagcactaggtttgaatattattgttatccttttgttatcaaacatctctgtgtgcagtgatcagcagggttataacatggagatgtgggaacaggtttgtttagattccctacagtgtggatacaggccctttggcccaacaagtgcacaccaaaccttggagcatcccacccagacccacgcccctgaacaccacgggcaatttagcattgccaatccacctagcgtgcacatctttggactgtgggaggagaccggagcacctggtggaaacccacgcagacacagggacaaggtgcaaattccacacagacagttgtctgaggctggaattgaacctgggtccccagtgctgtgaggctgcagtgctaaccgctgagccaccgtgccgccccatatcgtgttgcttttgcacaaacttcgatgaagaggaaaatgccactgataatgggaactgcagatgctggagaatccaagataacaaagtgtggagctggatgaacacagcaggccaagcagcatctcaggagcacaaaagctgacatttcgggcctagacccttcatcagagagggggatgggagagggaactggaataattagggaggggggggatgcggaccgaagatggagagaaaacaagataggtagagaggagagtacaggtgaggaggtagggagggcataggtcagtccagggaagacagacaggtcaaggaggcaggatgaggtgtggcttgaggtgggaggaagggatgggtgagaggaacaacatgttagggaggtggagacaggctgggctggttttgggatgcagtcgggggaagggaacagctgggctggttttgtgatgcagtagggggaggggaagaactgggctggttttgggatgcagttggggaaggggagattttgaagctgggtcgcagggtccccaagcagattatgagttgctgttcttgcaaccttcgggtggcattattgtggcactgcaggaggcccatgatggacatgtcgtctaaggaatgggagggggagttaaaatggttcgcgactgggaagtgcagttgtttgttgcgaaccgagtggaggtgttctgcaaagcggtcctcaagcctctgcttggtttcctcaatgtagagcgggtcaggagtgagggggcaggtcactgtgagggggtcaggactgcaggggcaagtcactgtgagcgggtaaggacggagagggcaagtccttgtgattgggacaggactgcaggggcaagtcgctgtgagcgggtcaggatggagggggcaattcgctgtgagcatttcactcagtcactgcgtcccatttcactcagtcactgcatcccatttcactcagtcactgcatcccatttcactcagtcactgcatccatgctgcatggcccatgctatgtataaatgtggcataaaatccttacttgtatgttcatttcctcttgtaataacatgtggcatcagtagcatccttaatcacttgcatttaatcggaaagcctggtacaaacaccagataacatgacagtccgaacagaacgctttttccaatgctttcaacatatagtcatgtgtgtctcagtgaataaaaatcctcctcattttaccgcaattaaatctcataataaacggagtatgtctgaaagtcgtctcatccgaaggaaaacagatttgctccaggaaagctgctaaaatatatcaagaaaaatacatatgaaatgattctagaaatttctgcaacacaaagatcaaaggaaacaatagtttgatgaacacactgttaagtgttgcacttacaaatcacattttggaaaacaaaccacactgattttctactttataaaaaaaaattgttccaagtcttcattatgcagcagagaactgaaaaggtgtagacttttaacctgcatagaaagtatgtgcggaagttaaaacaaacaaaaaaagccacttctgtcctaaaaagacaatattatattacaaaaaggtaggaaagttggagaatgcagcatcatgcttcctgcagagatcaagttttgtctgtgtcgtaaaaaacaaaagaactgtgggcactgtaaatcagcaacaaaagcagaacttgctggaaaagctcagcaggtctggcagcatcagtgaagagtgagatctgaggaagggtcacaggacgcgaaacattaactctgacattgtctacgtcatagtgagttatgtctattgcttctgcaaaatccaaccaactctgaatgaaaatcaatgcttaagaaatatccaaaacatccgctgtccccgttgtggcttcctctacattggggaaacgatgcagaggcttggggaccgcttttcagaacacctacgctcagtttgcaagaaacaactgcacctcccagtcactaaccatttcaactccccctcccattcccgagaggacatgtccaacctgggcctcctgcagtgccataatgacgccaccccaaggttgcaggaacagcaaatcatattctgcttgggaaccctgcagcccaatgctatcagtgtggatttcacaagcttccaaatctcctgtcctgccactgcatcccaaaaccagcccagctcgtccccgcctccctaacctattcttcctctcacccatcccccctcccacctcatgccgcacccctatttcccctcatcccgctcccttgacctgtccggcctccccagactgacctatcccctccctgcctccctacccatactctcctctccacctatcttctcctccatccatcttccatccgcctccccctctctccctatttatttcagaacccgcaccccctccccattttctgaaggtggttctcggcccgaaacgtcagcttttgtgcacctcagatgctgcttggcctgctgtcttcatccagctccacacgttgttatctcgcattctccagcatctgcagttcccattatctctccaaaacaaaggctgctgtctttcaaaacccaatctcagattttgaagatagtcctgaccctgaaaaaaataccaaatatgtataaagaggaaaattggaggtgaaaccattcaaaaaattttcattggcacaacaaatgttccaactgtaaaagcaggttaagcacctgtatataaggaaactgtactcaaactttaaacagacacttacagccaacaaatgtgagaaatatccatttcttgctggattaccaattttgctgttgggaaaataggcctaggcttagcaatgtacattcaaacaagatagcaccctctcagaactcaacactcacagttgtagagttctgttttcacaggttggagtataatagcatcaagcacaatacaccaaatcttctttggtgccttttccttccataaaactgcttttagtagatgtgcacagaattcattttatacacattgaacagttgctaagttcaagacgccagttccagcacttggacttgcatctgcttcatcatcaaaacagaacaaaataaagacccactccttgtaagtcacgttttccatttttagtgacaaggtgaagtgcgagaactgctcacttgatgttaaaatctcttaagtatgtacctatatatttcaattctgtgaaatatgtggaatgagttcgagagaaggattaattttgttgcgctgggagagagctgggacagttaaaataagttgaatggcctcctcccatgctaaaaatgtccataactgttcttggccctgctaaattcaagtggccatcctttcattgtgactgtgagacgcagcatgttacgataggtggcagaatgaagaaatcctttgttattaatgaacttttcagcactcggcattcttctgaagtcaaatgttcgatatgtacctgttgcactgacttggttccaaacagttataatgtggaggtgctggtgttggactaggatagacaaagtcagaagtcacatgacatcaggttataatctgacaggtttatttgaaatcacacaagctttgggagtgcagtcccttcatcaggtgcggtcagggaggaaaacacacagtcacacaattgataagcagacagatcaaaacatcatacaactggtgtgagtggagtgtcagataataagtcttcatccaggatgtttgttggtttgcagacattttgttgaagaaacacacaacttgtagttacagtcagtgtggtatcttataaattcttgcttttgaaataaaggtgaaaactctaagacagattctgaacacaagcctcgaaactacaagtcagagtctgacctgagatgtcaccttttgtacattcctgttgcgttgcctgattatcatgacaacacagcactgacatggactttataaacgctttacttgcctctaacactcttggtacctgcatagagttattatctgacactccactcacgccaattctatgatcatttgatctctctgctgataagctgtctctctctgtggtcacctcaccaactgcacctgatgaaggggctgcactccaaaagcttgtgtgatttcaaatgaacctgttggacgacaagctggtgttatgtgacttctgacttcaaacagttatagaatgtgttttcaatcctatcgtgacttgacaatgagtcaacttcttaaaatttataaaatgaaaatgtcaagtgaagtatgtcgaaccttgagcgcttaaaaaaggaaatattacaaccatagtccagtcagacagtaaagacagaaggaatgatttcatcgactgtgtctgacaccacacaattaatccccctgatggaagaaaggttggctgcgttctctttcttcaggaacatccagctaataccaccttactactgcttgttttattcatctggtgatccattgaattccttgcagtcttggtcaaaccttcatgtaatttatttaaattttcaataaaataaatttaacttcatattccacaattttaacatctcctttcaaggtttgaacggttcacttcgtacagtgcacatgttgtgtcaataattggagaacatggtggaaaaatcaagatatattgacaagtaaacaaatggctaacttctgtttccttgtcagtaatgccttttgaacagaacataaagttgcgcaactatgtcgagataacaatttcaaactgggaagaccactttgtggtccccacaccaatctctattcacgacctactgattgcattactctgccttggcaacaatgtaatattacacttgtctcagcacaaccttggcatcttgtttatcccatgatgaacgtccgaccacacattcatgcaatccctaaagctgtctctttacatcttttcaatcctgccaaCCTGTCTCTTGTCTCGGCTCATTCgcagtgaaaccttcacctggaactacttcacttctggacctgacaattccaatgcattccctgatggagacccacatttgtccattgaacacttgaggtcgtctaaaactccactgcctgagtctcaacttgaaccaattcctattctctgtactttccaccTGACTGATAccattaacagtaattttattaaattctcatttttgtttacaaatcattacttggctatgcctatcgctattttggtaatctccaccagtccaaccatacttcaggataactgcactcgtctaattatgtcctcttgcccactcttgattttaaacggcccactactagttgccaaacatttaattgtgtcggcttcaaacccaagaagagacttcctacaccttcagcgagcaaactcacatccagaacctcaacccaagcaacaaatcctctcaaaactcgctaacttcctacacctcttagcctctgtacatttcctcttttaaggcactttttcaaacaatcctctttcatcaagctcttgatcatctgaactaacaacttaataaggctcagttgtattctgggatggTTAACACTCCAATCAcacgccttcaaagtttccctccattaaagagattttataagtggttgaagtcattgccaagcagagggggacgaactggggagttatttcaaagagctacgatatgccaaacgacctccttccacactggccaactttgattgtacaaaaacaaaaatgattttcagacttgggaagatccctcaaaaatgtcacaagtaaccagcttttgggcagagtcgagctgctgagataatagaccaggatttaggggtaccaggagtgacaatatgctgaacacaatcaaattttgaggttgtagaatgatgtggtcttcggcatttttgacacttggaccattttccttcctttccacagaacaagtcaaatagtggcagcacaatgttgcatggccactcaagcttgctccactgtcgatgatgattgtggctggtcttccacatcaatttaACTTgggctcatatctcatcctcttttcaaaacatcgatctattcacgtgtagtatccctctcgctaacttaatgagaattcattccaatcaatgaactcctaacgctgacccaccccaggtcaaaaaattcagctgagatcaggaactgatctcgcctgtatggctgagctggcttttaaaaagtttgccggtgagacagtcccagtgagaaacattcattcaaaaaaaataattgcatggatggctctccaatcctaaactctattcaaattcagttggcttgtgatgcagactgatgccctgcagagagggctcaattgccacaccagtgagctgaccacaaagggtcttcgcctcaacccctctacttccctgaggcatggtgatcttcaggttaaatcataaccagttgtctctctctaaggagttgccaaatggcgtgctaagactttaccttgaaccctgataacatggcaacaagcagataactcagctgatgtcactgactaatagaatcctcaactatactaatattaatgatgtgatatcatcagaaggcatgctcaactaagttttaatttgcaaattaagttaacaaccattcaatcaatattactgaagtactcatattactgatcgtctcgatacaacattgtggttacatctgttcataagtgaagtgtaatgtaattgcacttactgtggttttatcaaagtgatcctgcaatgagtcaataagcaggtcactcacaggttgccaatcagtgtggaccccctcagctgttatcacatgagcctcaagatcatccagaactttctgcagttcttgaagtttctccaacgccttttccacctgtttctgccagttgctcgcacggattttcagttgttcccaattttccttcacttctattgactgtttgcggacagctttggcaattctctgggctctctcttccggggcaggttctggaaatatggaatgcaaataatttatcaactattcatgattttgatcgatagattttctttctaatcccctttccttcaaaaggtctctctggactttctcctgaaattgggagaaatagtataagacgaaagattttggtacaggcacatcaatgataaattctgtaattagctggcaggtcgcggagccattaacagagaatcacagagaaccaatacaaagccaaataaaattctgcagatatttgaaatttgtcactaccaaggaaactttaaagaaggaaaaggattagtgactaaatgggtacaattctcaacaaaagatttgaaaaatcctttcaggatatctttcatagctatgagacaaacatccaacacaaaccaactttcatctttcaggattggcaagttagaatgataaacccaaagtctaccctgcatagttcgctCTGGAACTCACCtcatgaggttgttaagagatgtagagataacaaagtgtgcagctggatgaacacagcaggccaagcagcatctgaggagcacaaaagctgacacgttgggccgagacctttcatcagaaaagggggagggggagagagttctgaaataaatagcgagagagggggaggcggatcaaagatgcatagaggagaagataggtggagaggagacagacaagttaaagaggtggggatggagccagcagaggtgagtgtatgtggggagggagggaggggataggccagtccggggaggacgaacaggtctccggggcgggaagaggttaggaggtaggaaatgggggtggggtttgaggtggcaggatgggataggtgggctggttttgggatgcgggagggtgaggggtgattttgaagcttgtgaagtccacattgataccatggagtgcagggttcccaagcgcaatatgaggtgctgctcctgcaaccttcaggtggcatcgttgtggcactgcaggaggcccaggatggacatgtcacctgaggattggtagggagagtcgaaacagttcgcgactgggaggtgcagttctttagtgcaaactgagcacaggtgaagcggtccccaaacctctgtttggtttccccgatgtagagggggccacaatggcaacagtggatacagtctaccacattagcagatgtgcaggtaaacatctgtttgatgaggaaattcttcctggggcctgggatgggggtgagggggggggggggggggggggtatcgggaccagtgaattttaaacgttgtgatgacaacatttatggatatgcagggaaaagtgctgggtgtagggagtgctagaggggagtgtggagcggataagggggtcacctaagggtggtgggaaaaatgtctttggtggtggggtcggattgcagatggcagaagggtcggaggacgacgcattgaatccggatgttggtggggtggtacgtgagggcgaggacgacactgttttggtagttattatggggtgcgggtgtgagggatgagttgttggaaacgcgggtgacacggtcgagggcgtttttgaccactgaggaggggcaagttccggtccttgaacaaccctcaacagtttctctttcaattcctcccacttcctacagacaaagggggtggccagggtagccaaatgggcccaagctatgcctgcctctttgtaggttacatggaacgctccctcttccgtacctacactggccctcaaccccacctcttcctccgttacattgatgactgtatcggcaccgcctcgtgttcccacaaggggctccaacagttcatccgcttcaccaacaccttcctcccgaacttgaagttaacctggacaatctctgatacctctctctcctacctggaccactctatttccaaccactgagaaacaaatatccatttcaactccaccaattcccacagctaccaagattacacctcctcccaccatattcctgcaacaattcatcccctattccccattcctttgcctctgcatctgcactcccaggatgaggtattctattcccgtatatctcagatgtcctcatttttcaaagaccacaacttgccccgctctgtggttgataacgccctcgaccgtgtctccagcatttcctgcaacaaatccctctcacccaaccccgcaacaacaaccaaaacaaagtctccctcgtcctgacgtaccaccccaccaacctccggatacaacgcagcatccttcgaaactttcagattctctgggaggctacggaggaggtggcggagcctttggccttgatctttgaatcctcattgtctacaggtttagtaccagaaggctggagggttgcaaatgttgtgcccttgttcaaagagggcagtagagatgacccaggtaattataaacccagtgagccttctgtctgttgcaggaaaagttttggaaaggattataagagagaggat is a window from the Stegostoma tigrinum isolate sSteTig4 unplaced genomic scaffold, sSteTig4.hap1 scaffold_88, whole genome shotgun sequence genome containing:
- the LOC132209342 gene encoding uncharacterized protein LOC132209342 isoform X2; amino-acid sequence: MLVPGKPPLLEDEKPYPLEAAQASAMTVETTAYALLQALSRNDIDYATPIARWPTMQQNYGGGFHSTQTISGEDVRDFSKVLKNKFRSKKHFAKYTRLSYLLVQTVLEGENLESTTLSIVIPIVLSSQSVCIPGRMCSCGLRSCGGHGSGTAVSSPYAAEPAPEERAQRIAKAVRKQSIEVKENWEQLKIRASNWQKQVEKALEKLQELQKVLDDLEAHVITAEGVHTDWQPVSDLLIDSLQDHFDKTTGQDYLQNLRLGFERQQPLFWRDNGNCRCWRMRDNNVWSWMKTAGQAASELSWSKSVFLRMRRLSDILRLL
- the LOC132209342 gene encoding uncharacterized protein LOC132209342 isoform X1, with protein sequence MLVPGKPPLLEDEKPYPLEAAQASAMTVETTAYALLQALSRNDIDYATPIARWPTMQQNYGGGFHSTQTISGEDVRDFSKVLKNKFRSKKHFAKYTRLSYLLVQTVLEGENLESTTLSIVIPIVLSSQSVCIPGRMCSCGLRSCGGHGSGTAVSSPYAAEPAPEERAQRIAKAVRKQSIEVKENWEQLKIRASNWQKQVEKALEKLQELQKVLDDLEAHVITAEGVHTDWQPVSDLLIDSLQDHFDKTTGQDYLQNLRLGFERQQPLFWRDNGNCRCWRMRDNNVWSWMKTAGQAASEQLSWSKSVFLRMRRLSDILRLL